Proteins from one Tsuneonella aeria genomic window:
- a CDS encoding N-formylglutamate amidohydrolase: MDWQDHPEGTPPHVSRSAHGAPFRLATGGGMPVLIAVPHAGRAYPEALRNRMRAPDVTALRLEDRYVDVLAEGAAEATGAALLVADAPRAMIDLNRAEDDVDWSMIAGHSPGRPARASSVNRRARGGLGLIPRRLTGLGEIWRERTRHAELEARLATVHRPYHAALAATLESIRDRWGAALLIDLHSMPPLAAARTGAVPAEFVVGDRFGASCARSIVTRTLAFLDANGRATAHNRPYAGGFVLDRHAAPARDIHAIQIEICRSTYLDARFDRPGPRAPAVTRLIANLVRHLGEDVALMGGRGPLPVAAE; the protein is encoded by the coding sequence ATGGATTGGCAGGATCACCCCGAAGGGACGCCGCCGCACGTATCGCGCAGTGCGCACGGCGCGCCGTTTCGCCTTGCGACCGGCGGCGGCATGCCCGTCCTCATCGCCGTGCCGCACGCGGGCCGTGCCTATCCGGAGGCGCTGCGCAACCGGATGCGCGCGCCGGACGTCACGGCCCTGCGTCTCGAGGACCGTTATGTGGACGTGCTGGCGGAAGGCGCCGCGGAGGCGACCGGCGCGGCACTGCTGGTGGCTGACGCGCCGCGTGCGATGATCGACCTCAACCGCGCGGAAGACGACGTGGACTGGTCGATGATCGCGGGGCATTCGCCTGGCCGCCCCGCGCGGGCATCCTCGGTCAATCGCCGCGCGCGGGGCGGGCTGGGGCTCATCCCGCGCCGCCTGACCGGGCTGGGAGAGATCTGGCGCGAACGCACGCGCCATGCCGAGCTCGAAGCGCGGCTGGCAACCGTGCACCGTCCGTACCACGCAGCCCTTGCAGCGACGCTGGAATCCATCCGCGACCGTTGGGGCGCCGCACTTCTCATCGACCTGCACTCGATGCCGCCCCTGGCCGCTGCGCGGACGGGCGCGGTCCCGGCGGAATTCGTCGTGGGCGACCGCTTCGGCGCGAGCTGCGCGCGGTCGATCGTTACCCGCACGCTGGCATTCCTGGACGCGAACGGGCGGGCGACGGCGCACAACCGGCCGTATGCAGGGGGATTCGTGCTGGACCGGCATGCGGCCCCGGCACGGGACATTCATGCCATCCAGATCGAAATATGCCGCAGCACTTATCTGGATGCGCGTTTCGACCGGCCCGGGCCGCGGGCGCCCGCTGTGACGCGCCTTATCGCCAACCTCGTGCGTCATCTTGGCGAAGATGTCGCACTGATGGGCGGGCGAGGCCCCCTGCCTGTCGCTGCCGAATAA
- a CDS encoding SapC family protein, whose translation MASAPQTTLPLFYNDLMPLNSRDHVNYRVKRVDGLTWLVNQHAVPLTSDEFIQAQRDYPIVFSSGEGGVPLALMGLNEGVNAFVGDDGKLTEDVYVPAYARRYPYLLARLTPEAEELSLCFDPTSKAIGEFKDGDPLFDSEGKPGQPIQSALDFCEQFEQAGARTQALIEELNKHDLLMDGEIAITANANPEKPYIYRGFKMVNEEKLRDLDAETAKTWVANGIMAIIFAHLFSLQLMSNVFSRQMAQGKVPEGQPEPAA comes from the coding sequence ATGGCCAGCGCGCCGCAGACCACCCTGCCCCTGTTCTACAACGACCTCATGCCGCTCAACAGCCGCGATCACGTGAACTACCGCGTGAAGCGGGTCGACGGCCTGACATGGCTGGTCAACCAGCACGCCGTGCCGCTGACGTCCGACGAATTCATCCAGGCGCAGCGCGACTATCCGATCGTCTTCAGCTCCGGCGAAGGCGGCGTACCGCTTGCGCTGATGGGCCTCAACGAAGGCGTCAACGCGTTCGTGGGCGACGACGGCAAGCTGACCGAAGACGTGTACGTCCCGGCCTATGCCCGCCGCTATCCCTACCTTCTCGCCCGCCTCACGCCCGAGGCGGAGGAGCTGTCGCTGTGCTTCGACCCCACCAGCAAGGCCATCGGCGAGTTCAAGGACGGGGACCCGCTGTTCGATTCGGAAGGCAAGCCCGGCCAGCCGATTCAGTCCGCGCTCGATTTCTGCGAACAGTTCGAACAGGCCGGAGCCCGTACCCAGGCGCTGATCGAAGAGCTGAACAAGCATGACCTGCTGATGGACGGCGAGATCGCGATCACCGCGAACGCCAATCCGGAAAAGCCCTACATCTATCGCGGCTTCAAGATGGTGAACGAAGAAAAGCTGCGCGATCTCGACGCCGAAACAGCCAAGACCTGGGTCGCCAACGGCATCATGGCGATCATCTTCGCGCACCTGTTTTCGCTGCAGCTGATGAGCAACGTGTTCTCGCGCCAGATGGCCCAGGGCAAAGTGCCCGAAGGCCAGCCCGAACCGGCCGCCTGA
- a CDS encoding FAD-binding oxidoreductase produces MIDTDAFLAEAGALLGPRGLTRDDDLMRPWLTDWRGRFVGAAIAMASPASTREAAELVRLCARHGVPIVPQGGNSGMSGGATPDDSGTALLLSTRRLDTIRSLDASARQVVCEAGVILQTLHERADDNGLRFPLTLGGKGSATIGGLISTNAGGTQVLRHGSMRAQVLGIEAVLADGSIYAALDALRKDNRGFDLKQLLIGSEGTLGVVTAATLKLVPAIADRRVVWAGTRTLEAARDLLVLCEEIAGDALEGFEVLDQQTLDDVIDHLPGARPPLSGCHGWHALIELVADRGAAAELPSRTEALLGQAMARGLVEDATIAASETQAEAFWLLRDSISPAARARGPAVQHDISVAAERMPAFVAEAVPLMERTWPGTRAMAFGHLGDGNVHFHVIAPPGVDARRWLETDGKRISAQVYEFVTAWGGSISAEHGIGQLKRDEFARLGDPVAITMLQSVKRALDPRGILNPGKLVPLAPPEPRP; encoded by the coding sequence ATGATCGATACGGACGCTTTCCTGGCCGAGGCCGGCGCCCTGCTCGGGCCCCGGGGGCTGACGCGCGACGACGATCTGATGCGCCCCTGGCTGACGGACTGGCGCGGACGGTTCGTCGGGGCGGCGATCGCCATGGCCTCGCCCGCCTCCACCCGGGAGGCGGCCGAACTCGTCCGCCTTTGCGCACGGCACGGGGTGCCCATCGTACCCCAGGGCGGCAACAGCGGCATGAGCGGCGGCGCGACCCCGGACGATAGCGGCACCGCCCTTCTCCTTTCGACCCGCCGCCTCGACACGATCCGCTCGCTCGACGCATCGGCGCGCCAGGTCGTGTGCGAAGCGGGGGTGATCCTCCAGACCTTGCACGAGAGGGCGGACGACAACGGCCTGCGTTTCCCGCTCACCCTCGGCGGCAAGGGGTCGGCGACAATCGGCGGCCTGATCTCCACCAACGCGGGCGGTACCCAGGTTCTGCGTCATGGCTCCATGCGGGCGCAGGTTTTGGGGATCGAAGCCGTGCTGGCCGACGGCAGCATTTATGCCGCCCTGGATGCGCTGCGGAAGGATAACCGCGGCTTCGACCTGAAGCAGTTGCTGATCGGATCGGAAGGAACGCTGGGCGTGGTGACGGCGGCCACCTTGAAGCTGGTGCCGGCCATCGCCGACCGGCGGGTCGTGTGGGCGGGCACCCGGACACTCGAAGCCGCGCGCGACCTGCTGGTCCTGTGCGAGGAGATTGCGGGCGACGCGCTGGAAGGTTTCGAGGTGCTGGACCAGCAGACCCTGGACGACGTGATCGACCATCTCCCCGGCGCACGGCCGCCGCTGTCGGGCTGTCACGGCTGGCATGCGCTGATCGAACTGGTGGCGGATCGTGGCGCGGCCGCGGAACTGCCCTCCCGTACGGAAGCCCTCCTCGGACAGGCGATGGCGCGCGGCCTGGTCGAAGACGCCACGATCGCCGCCAGCGAAACGCAGGCCGAAGCGTTCTGGCTGCTCCGGGATTCGATCTCCCCGGCGGCACGCGCCAGGGGCCCGGCGGTGCAGCATGATATCTCGGTGGCGGCCGAACGCATGCCTGCGTTCGTGGCCGAGGCGGTGCCATTGATGGAGCGCACGTGGCCCGGCACGCGCGCCATGGCGTTCGGGCACCTCGGCGATGGCAACGTGCATTTCCACGTGATCGCGCCGCCCGGGGTGGATGCGCGCCGCTGGCTGGAAACCGACGGCAAGCGGATTAGTGCGCAAGTGTACGAATTCGTCACCGCTTGGGGCGGCTCGATCAGCGCCGAACACGGCATCGGCCAGTTGAAACGCGACGAATTTGCCCGCCTGGGCGATCCGGTTGCCATAACGATGCTGCAGTCCGTGAAACGCGCGCTGGATCCCCGGGGGATACTCAATCCCGGCAAGCTGGTGCCGCTTGCGCCACCGGAACCAAGACCCTAA
- a CDS encoding DEAD/DEAH box helicase, translating into MTFADLGLSPELLKAVEAAGYTEPTAIQAQAIPPVLMMKDIVGIAQTGTGKTASFVLPMIDVLAHGRRRALMPRSLILEPTRELAAQVAENFEKYGVNHDLKMALLIGGVQMGDQLKALSDGVDVLIATPGRLMDLFERGKILLNGCELLVIDEADRMLDMGFIPDIEFICSKLPDSRQTMLFSATMPPPIEKLAKKFLTNPKRIEVGRRASNNENITAFKVPVKARDKRDTLRWLLRNDLVETAIIFANRKTTVREINKSLQSHGFASAEIHGDMDQASRIKELDRFKKGEVTILVASDVAARGLDIKGVSHVFNFDTPWHPDDYVHRVGRTGRAGAKGRAFTFVSEEDAEAIANVEKLTGAAVPVFGKKDVRVELRAAEPAPERAAAKPPRQDRSRDESEERDARPRRAREPRADRPQRDASRDDRPRRDERDDGPPMQPGEWNGPVPGFLSVGFG; encoded by the coding sequence ATGACATTCGCCGACCTCGGCCTCTCACCCGAATTGCTCAAGGCGGTCGAAGCGGCGGGCTACACCGAACCGACCGCGATCCAGGCGCAGGCCATCCCGCCCGTGCTGATGATGAAGGACATCGTCGGCATCGCCCAGACGGGGACGGGCAAGACGGCGAGTTTCGTGCTGCCGATGATCGACGTGCTGGCCCATGGCCGCCGCCGCGCGCTGATGCCGCGCAGCCTGATCCTGGAGCCGACCCGCGAACTGGCCGCCCAGGTGGCCGAGAATTTCGAGAAGTATGGCGTCAACCACGACCTCAAGATGGCGCTGCTGATCGGCGGCGTGCAGATGGGCGACCAGCTCAAGGCACTGTCCGACGGGGTGGACGTGCTGATCGCGACGCCGGGCCGGCTGATGGACCTGTTCGAACGCGGCAAGATCCTGCTCAACGGGTGCGAGCTGCTGGTCATCGACGAGGCGGACCGCATGCTCGACATGGGGTTCATTCCCGACATCGAGTTCATCTGTTCCAAGCTGCCCGACAGCCGGCAGACGATGCTGTTTTCGGCCACGATGCCGCCGCCGATCGAGAAGCTGGCGAAGAAGTTCCTGACCAATCCCAAGCGGATCGAGGTCGGACGCCGCGCTTCCAACAACGAGAACATCACCGCCTTCAAGGTGCCGGTAAAGGCGCGCGACAAGCGCGACACCCTGCGCTGGCTGCTGCGCAACGACCTTGTCGAAACCGCGATCATCTTCGCCAACCGCAAGACCACGGTGCGCGAGATCAACAAGAGCCTGCAGAGCCATGGCTTCGCCAGCGCCGAAATCCACGGCGACATGGACCAGGCCAGCCGGATCAAGGAGCTGGATCGGTTCAAGAAGGGCGAGGTGACGATCCTCGTTGCATCGGATGTCGCCGCGCGGGGGCTGGACATCAAGGGCGTCAGCCACGTCTTCAACTTCGACACGCCGTGGCACCCGGACGATTACGTTCACCGCGTGGGCCGCACGGGCCGCGCCGGGGCCAAGGGCCGCGCATTCACCTTCGTGTCGGAGGAGGATGCCGAGGCGATTGCCAACGTGGAAAAGCTGACCGGCGCCGCCGTTCCGGTGTTCGGCAAGAAAGATGTGCGGGTGGAACTGCGCGCGGCGGAGCCGGCCCCCGAACGCGCAGCTGCGAAACCGCCCCGGCAGGACCGTAGCCGTGATGAAAGCGAAGAACGCGACGCACGCCCGCGCCGCGCGCGCGAACCCCGTGCAGACCGGCCGCAGCGGGACGCCAGCCGGGATGACCGTCCGCGTCGGGACGAACGCGACGATGGGCCGCCGATGCAGCCGGGCGAATGGAACGGCCCGGTGCCGGGCTTCCTCAGCGTCGGGTTCGGCTAA
- a CDS encoding ATP-dependent helicase, with translation MTPAPLPPTPENGIPPYAMGLNEPQQQAVLTTEGPVLMLAGAGTGKTAALTARLAHLVATRRAWPSEILCVTFTNKAAREMRERVGRHIGDAVEGMPWLGTFHSIGARMLRRHAELVGLQANYTIIDTDDQLRLLKALITEHGLDEKRWPARQLAGLIDRWKNRGLNPRDLDAVENEAYANGRGQQFYGLYQDRLKALNACDFGDLLLHMLNIFRTHNDVLAQYQQRFKYVMVDEYQDTNQVQYLWLRLIAQARKNICVVGDDDQSIYSWRGAEVANILKFEKDFPGATVIKLEQNYRSTPHILGAASGLINANSERLGKTLWTQIPAGEKVRVIGVWDGPEEARRIGEEIERLEREGAGLDQIAILVRAQYQTREFEDRFIQIGLNYRIVGGFRFYERAEIRDALAYLRVIASPADDLAFERIYNQPKRGLGAKTLETMHRYARAAGLPLAAASLQLADTDELPARARATIAALMRQFLHWRELAETTSPAELLRTVIVESGYEAMLRGDKSAESAGRAENLSELARAMEEYDTLGDFLEHVALVMDNDRGDTGEKVTIMTIHAAKGLEFDHVFLPGWEEGVFPSQRALDEGGMASLEEERRLAYVAITRARRRCTIIHAANRRIYGQWSSSIPSRFVSELPAEHITEETTLTGGASLWRAQLSEHDDPFAHVAASQPARTMTRGPGFQRALTTGYDKTPHRVREVTRSAASFAAKPRSDIAVGQRVFHDKFGYGEVVDQEGNKLEIEFEQAGRKRVIDSFVSVA, from the coding sequence ATGACGCCCGCGCCCCTGCCTCCCACGCCGGAAAACGGTATTCCGCCCTATGCGATGGGGCTGAACGAACCGCAGCAACAGGCGGTGCTGACGACCGAAGGCCCCGTGCTGATGCTGGCCGGGGCGGGCACGGGAAAGACGGCCGCCCTCACCGCGCGGCTGGCGCACCTGGTCGCGACCCGGCGCGCCTGGCCGAGCGAGATCCTGTGCGTCACCTTCACCAACAAGGCCGCGCGTGAGATGCGCGAACGGGTCGGCCGCCATATTGGTGATGCGGTGGAAGGGATGCCCTGGCTGGGCACGTTCCATTCCATCGGCGCCCGGATGCTGCGCCGCCACGCGGAGCTGGTCGGCCTGCAAGCGAACTACACGATCATCGACACCGACGATCAGTTGCGGTTGCTGAAGGCGCTGATCACCGAACATGGGCTGGACGAAAAGCGCTGGCCGGCGCGGCAGCTTGCCGGCCTGATCGACCGCTGGAAGAACCGTGGGCTCAATCCGCGGGATCTCGATGCGGTGGAGAACGAAGCCTATGCCAACGGCCGGGGGCAGCAGTTCTACGGTCTGTACCAGGACCGCCTGAAGGCGCTGAACGCCTGCGATTTCGGCGACCTGCTGCTGCACATGCTGAATATCTTCCGGACCCACAACGACGTGCTGGCCCAGTATCAGCAGCGTTTCAAATACGTGATGGTGGACGAATATCAGGACACCAACCAGGTCCAGTACCTGTGGCTGCGGCTGATCGCGCAGGCGCGCAAGAACATCTGCGTTGTCGGGGACGATGACCAGTCTATCTACTCCTGGCGCGGGGCAGAAGTCGCCAATATCCTGAAATTCGAAAAGGATTTCCCCGGCGCCACGGTCATCAAGCTGGAACAGAACTATCGTTCCACCCCGCACATCCTGGGCGCGGCCAGCGGGCTGATCAACGCGAACAGCGAACGCCTGGGCAAGACGCTGTGGACCCAGATCCCGGCGGGCGAGAAAGTCCGCGTCATCGGCGTGTGGGACGGGCCGGAGGAAGCCCGCCGCATCGGCGAGGAGATCGAGCGGCTGGAACGCGAAGGCGCCGGGCTGGACCAGATCGCCATCCTGGTCCGCGCCCAGTACCAGACCCGCGAGTTCGAAGACCGTTTCATCCAGATCGGCCTCAATTACCGGATCGTCGGCGGCTTTCGCTTCTACGAGCGGGCCGAAATTCGCGACGCGCTGGCGTACCTGCGGGTCATCGCCAGCCCTGCCGACGACCTGGCGTTCGAGCGTATCTACAACCAGCCAAAGCGCGGCCTGGGTGCCAAGACGCTGGAGACCATGCACCGCTATGCCCGCGCCGCCGGGTTGCCCTTGGCCGCCGCGTCCCTGCAACTGGCCGATACCGACGAGCTGCCGGCCCGCGCGCGCGCCACGATCGCGGCGCTGATGCGCCAGTTCCTGCACTGGCGCGAACTGGCGGAGACCACTTCGCCCGCCGAATTGCTGCGCACGGTCATCGTCGAAAGCGGGTACGAGGCGATGCTGCGCGGGGACAAGAGCGCGGAAAGCGCCGGCCGGGCGGAAAACCTGTCCGAACTTGCCCGGGCGATGGAGGAATACGACACGCTGGGTGATTTCCTCGAACATGTCGCGCTTGTGATGGACAACGACCGGGGCGACACGGGGGAAAAGGTCACCATCATGACCATCCACGCCGCCAAGGGCCTGGAATTCGATCACGTGTTCCTGCCCGGCTGGGAAGAAGGCGTGTTCCCCAGCCAGCGCGCGCTCGACGAGGGCGGCATGGCCAGCCTGGAGGAGGAACGGCGGCTCGCCTACGTCGCGATCACCCGGGCCCGGCGGCGCTGCACGATCATTCACGCGGCCAACCGGCGCATCTACGGCCAGTGGTCCAGCAGCATACCCAGCCGCTTTGTCAGCGAGTTGCCGGCGGAACACATAACGGAAGAAACCACGCTCACGGGCGGCGCATCGCTATGGCGCGCGCAGTTGAGCGAGCATGACGATCCCTTCGCCCATGTCGCCGCATCGCAGCCCGCCCGCACCATGACGCGAGGGCCCGGTTTCCAGCGCGCGTTGACCACCGGGTATGACAAGACCCCGCATCGCGTGCGCGAGGTCACTCGCAGCGCGGCGAGCTTTGCCGCCAAGCCGCGATCGGACATCGCAGTCGGCCAACGGGTGTTCCACGACAAGTTCGGTTACGGCGAAGTCGTGGACCAGGAAGGCAACAAGCTGGAAATCGAGTTCGAGCAGGCGGGGCGAAAGCGGGTGATCGACAGCTTCGTTTCGGTGGCCTGA
- the rsmD gene encoding 16S rRNA (guanine(966)-N(2))-methyltransferase RsmD produces the protein MRIIAGEWRGRKLAAPKGDLTRPTADRTRETLFNMLASRLGTFDGLVVADLFAGSGALGIEALSRGAASCLFVENDAGAIDVIRANIAAVGARDRAEVRRGSVMDLGPVPAPYDLVLLDPPYGTGAAAVALDRMGRLGWIGPATLIAAETSARETVDVRSLEIEAERKVGKGKLWLLRKAAGTPGETSPA, from the coding sequence ATGAGGATCATTGCCGGCGAATGGCGCGGCCGCAAGCTGGCCGCCCCCAAGGGCGATCTGACGCGCCCCACTGCCGACCGCACGCGGGAAACGCTGTTCAACATGCTCGCGAGCCGGCTTGGCACTTTCGATGGCCTGGTGGTGGCGGACCTGTTCGCCGGTTCCGGCGCGCTGGGGATAGAGGCGCTGTCGCGCGGGGCCGCGTCGTGCCTTTTTGTCGAGAACGACGCCGGGGCGATCGATGTCATCCGGGCGAACATCGCCGCTGTCGGTGCGCGCGACCGGGCCGAGGTGCGCCGCGGTTCGGTTATGGACCTGGGGCCGGTCCCCGCCCCATACGACCTTGTCCTGCTCGATCCGCCGTATGGCACGGGCGCTGCCGCGGTGGCCCTCGACCGAATGGGCCGCCTCGGCTGGATCGGCCCGGCGACACTGATCGCCGCCGAAACAAGCGCCAGGGAGACGGTTGACGTGCGATCCCTCGAGATCGAGGCGGAACGCAAGGTGGGCAAGGGCAAGCTCTGGCTCCTGCGCAAGGCGGCCGGAACGCCCGGCGAAACGTCCCCCGCATAA
- a CDS encoding pseudouridine synthase encodes MPRSERPEGAAPPPARSGERIAKLLARAGVASRREVERMIADGRVAIDGKVLNTPARVLPNLKGVTVDGKPVARAEHARVFAFHKPSGLLTAERDPKGRPTIYTALRNSLPRGAPRVMPVGRLDMNTEGLLLLTNDGELKRALELPSSNVPRTYRARAFGDVTQSQLDDLIEGVEIDGVRYGKIEADLDSGKGRNRWIVMTLTEGKNREVRRVLEHLGLQVSRLLRVGYGPFNLGDLPRGAAAEIPQAQVERLRKSLR; translated from the coding sequence ATGCCCCGATCCGAACGCCCTGAAGGCGCCGCCCCTCCTCCCGCGCGCAGCGGCGAACGCATCGCCAAGCTGCTGGCCCGCGCCGGCGTCGCCAGCCGCCGCGAGGTCGAACGGATGATCGCCGACGGCCGCGTCGCCATCGACGGCAAAGTGCTGAACACCCCCGCCAGGGTCCTGCCGAACCTGAAGGGCGTGACGGTCGACGGCAAGCCGGTGGCCCGCGCGGAGCATGCCCGCGTGTTCGCGTTTCACAAGCCTTCGGGCCTGCTCACCGCGGAGCGCGATCCCAAGGGACGACCCACGATCTACACCGCGCTGCGCAACTCCCTGCCGCGCGGGGCGCCGCGGGTCATGCCCGTTGGCCGGCTCGACATGAACACCGAAGGGCTGCTGTTGCTGACCAACGACGGCGAGCTGAAGCGCGCGCTGGAACTGCCGTCGTCCAACGTGCCCCGCACCTACCGCGCGCGGGCGTTCGGCGATGTGACGCAGAGCCAGCTCGACGACCTGATCGAAGGGGTGGAGATCGACGGTGTTCGCTACGGCAAGATCGAGGCGGACCTCGACAGCGGCAAGGGCCGCAACCGCTGGATCGTGATGACCCTCACCGAAGGCAAGAATCGCGAGGTTCGCCGCGTTCTCGAACACCTGGGCCTGCAAGTCAGCCGGCTGCTGCGAGTGGGTTACGGTCCGTTCAACCTGGGCGACCTGCCGCGCGGCGCGGCGGCGGAGATCCCGCAAGCGCAGGTAGAGCGTCTGCGCAAGAGCTTGCGATGA
- a CDS encoding aromatic ring-hydroxylating oxygenase subunit alpha, producing MNDVVTAPGKRPTGGQLALAEALARGDTRPAADITTVPAAVYTAPDHFAREKAALFDRLPQVLMPSALLPEPGMAVPHDLSGRPLLVTRDKAGAVHVFLNVCRHRGTRLVEGTEAECAARLVCPYHAWTYRLDGALLALPRPDSFPGLDKDDYHLVELPSREAGGLIWYAPANGADFGHANTIGDDMDAFGTADHHLFRRKTHSVAGNWKLIMDAFLESYHVTRLHAKTIGPFFKDGVTTGDMIGPHARSAVGRVEEMGGVDLADMAALRRRVTFAYQFLPATVIIPSPDYLNVLTLWPQAVDHTLVEDFMLIPEPPATDKARDHWERSWALLDGGVFASEDFRAAELGQQGLSTGAVPHLTLGTLEGGIARFHETVSEALRAAS from the coding sequence ATGAACGACGTCGTAACCGCGCCGGGGAAAAGGCCCACCGGAGGCCAGCTGGCGTTGGCAGAGGCACTGGCCCGGGGCGACACCCGGCCCGCGGCGGACATCACCACGGTTCCCGCGGCCGTCTATACCGCCCCGGATCACTTCGCGCGCGAAAAGGCCGCCCTGTTCGACCGGCTCCCGCAGGTGCTGATGCCCAGCGCATTGTTGCCCGAACCCGGGATGGCCGTGCCGCACGACCTGTCGGGCAGGCCGCTGCTGGTGACGCGCGACAAGGCGGGCGCGGTGCACGTGTTCCTGAACGTCTGCCGCCACCGCGGCACGCGCCTCGTCGAAGGCACCGAGGCGGAATGCGCCGCGCGGTTGGTGTGCCCCTATCACGCGTGGACCTATCGCCTCGACGGAGCGCTGCTCGCCCTTCCCCGGCCCGACAGCTTTCCCGGGCTCGACAAGGACGATTATCACCTCGTCGAGCTGCCGAGCCGCGAGGCTGGCGGGCTCATCTGGTACGCGCCGGCGAACGGCGCCGATTTCGGCCACGCCAACACGATCGGCGACGACATGGACGCCTTCGGCACGGCGGATCACCACCTGTTTCGCCGCAAGACGCACTCGGTGGCCGGAAACTGGAAGCTGATCATGGACGCGTTCCTTGAAAGCTACCACGTCACCCGGCTCCACGCGAAGACGATCGGCCCGTTCTTCAAGGATGGCGTGACCACTGGCGACATGATCGGCCCGCACGCCCGCAGCGCGGTGGGCCGGGTGGAGGAGATGGGCGGGGTCGACCTTGCCGACATGGCCGCGCTCCGCCGGCGCGTGACGTTCGCGTACCAGTTCCTGCCGGCAACCGTGATCATACCAAGCCCCGACTACCTCAACGTCCTGACCCTGTGGCCGCAGGCGGTGGACCACACGCTGGTGGAGGATTTCATGCTGATCCCCGAACCGCCCGCCACCGACAAGGCGCGCGATCATTGGGAACGCAGCTGGGCGCTGCTCGACGGCGGGGTCTTCGCCAGCGAGGACTTCCGCGCAGCCGAGCTCGGCCAGCAGGGCCTCTCTACCGGGGCCGTGCCGCACCTGACGCTGGGAACGCTGGAAGGCGGCATCGCGCGCTTCCACGAGACGGTGAGCGAGGCGTTGCGCGCCGCATCCTGA